From a region of the Thermus caldilimi genome:
- the rodA gene encoding rod shape-determining protein RodA has protein sequence MVLRRPNLLAYDWGLILLTLAITVLGLFNLRSAAPDPGLLNRQLVAFLLGLLLAVGVQFFSRRTVFALAYPLYALSLLLLVTVLAVGREINGAKAWFVLGPVQFQPLELAKLGLILALSRLLEGREVRRVWDYVLPGLLTAPVILLLLLQPDLGGSLVVLFGVFAILFVRGLPWKHILVGLLALVILVPTVVWPNLKPYQRERVLIVLDPYRDPLGQGFQVIQSTIAIGSGGLFGKGYGQGTQTQLGFVPFRHTDFVFAVFAEEWGFVGSVALLGLYALLLVRLLSMALECPRLSDRLFLAGVGGMLGFQVLVNLGVALGVMPVTGLTLPLFSYGGSSLVATLLSLGLVLLVHRDRAAP, from the coding sequence ATGGTTCTAAGGCGTCCGAACCTTCTGGCCTACGACTGGGGTTTAATCCTCCTGACCCTGGCCATAACCGTTCTGGGTTTGTTTAACCTCCGAAGCGCCGCCCCGGACCCGGGCCTCCTGAACCGCCAGCTTGTGGCCTTTCTCCTGGGCCTCCTCCTGGCGGTGGGGGTTCAGTTCTTTTCCCGCCGCACCGTCTTCGCCTTGGCCTACCCCCTTTACGCCCTTTCCCTTCTCCTTTTGGTGACCGTCTTGGCCGTCGGCCGGGAGATCAACGGGGCCAAGGCCTGGTTTGTGCTGGGCCCCGTGCAGTTCCAGCCCCTGGAGCTGGCCAAGCTGGGCTTGATCCTGGCCTTGTCCCGGCTCCTCGAGGGCCGGGAGGTGCGGCGGGTGTGGGATTATGTTCTGCCCGGGCTCCTGACGGCCCCCGTGATCCTCCTCCTCCTCCTCCAGCCGGATTTGGGGGGGAGCCTGGTGGTGCTCTTCGGCGTCTTTGCCATCTTGTTCGTGCGGGGCCTGCCCTGGAAGCACATCTTGGTGGGCCTTCTCGCCCTGGTCATCCTGGTACCCACCGTGGTCTGGCCCAACCTCAAGCCCTACCAGCGGGAGCGGGTCCTCATCGTTTTGGATCCCTACCGGGATCCCCTGGGCCAGGGCTTCCAGGTGATCCAGTCCACCATCGCCATCGGCTCGGGAGGACTCTTCGGCAAGGGGTATGGCCAGGGTACCCAGACCCAGCTGGGCTTCGTTCCCTTCCGCCACACGGACTTCGTCTTCGCCGTCTTTGCCGAGGAGTGGGGGTTTGTGGGCTCCGTGGCCCTCCTGGGGCTTTACGCCCTCCTTCTGGTGCGCCTTCTTAGCATGGCCCTGGAGTGTCCCCGCCTCTCCGACCGCCTCTTCCTGGCCGGGGTAGGGGGGATGCTGGGCTTCCAGGTGCTGGTGAACCTGGGGGTGGCGTTGGGGGTGATGCCGGTGACCGGGTTGACCCTTCCCCTTTTTTCCTACGGGGGTTCCAGCCTTGTGGCCACCCTGCTCTCCTTGGGTCTGGTCCTTTTGGTGCACCGGGACCGGGCGGCTCCCTAA
- the minE gene encoding cell division topological specificity factor MinE, with the protein MWWRKRSKEKAKERLKLVLAYDRAKLSPGLVESLKRDLLEVLRRYFPAQEEVNVALEERGEKMVLIADIPLR; encoded by the coding sequence ATGTGGTGGCGCAAACGGAGCAAGGAGAAGGCCAAGGAGAGGCTCAAGCTGGTCTTGGCCTACGACCGGGCCAAGCTTTCCCCGGGCCTGGTGGAGAGCCTGAAGCGGGACCTTCTGGAGGTGTTGCGCCGCTACTTCCCCGCCCAGGAGGAGGTCAATGTGGCCCTGGAGGAGCGGGGGGAGAAGATGGTGTTGATTGCCGATATCCCCTTGCGGTAG
- a CDS encoding ABC transporter ATP-binding protein yields the protein MAGEVLVRLLGVRKGFVGVVALDGVDLEVKRGEFFSLLGPSGCGKTTLLRLLAGFDTPDAGRIEIAGKDMTGVPPYARPVNTVFQNYALFPHMTVEGNVAFGLRMKGLPAGEVRKKVAWALELVDLLGLEKRYPRELSGGQKQRVALARALVLEPEVLLLDEPLSALDLKLRQELRVELMQLQRRLGTTFIFVTHDQEEALVMSDRIAVMRSGRVEQVGLPDEVYERPKNRFVADFLGRSNFLSARPHPKGAETPLGILRLKEPLSQEAHLVIRPEKIRLYPVGNGAPARENLVRARVEEIVYTGAENQYYLRAGEVRLLAYTLNQDLQEPGAEEFTYGEEVFCYLPPENLVVIHE from the coding sequence GTGGCCGGGGAAGTGCTGGTTCGCCTCTTGGGGGTGCGGAAGGGTTTTGTCGGGGTGGTGGCCTTGGATGGCGTGGACCTCGAGGTCAAGCGGGGAGAGTTCTTCAGCCTTTTGGGGCCCTCGGGCTGCGGCAAGACCACCCTCCTCAGGCTTCTCGCCGGGTTTGACACCCCGGATGCGGGGCGGATCGAGATCGCCGGGAAGGACATGACCGGGGTTCCCCCCTACGCCCGCCCCGTGAACACCGTCTTTCAGAACTACGCCCTTTTTCCCCACATGACCGTGGAGGGAAACGTGGCCTTTGGCCTCCGCATGAAGGGGCTTCCCGCAGGGGAGGTTCGCAAAAAGGTGGCCTGGGCCCTGGAGCTGGTGGATCTCCTGGGCCTGGAGAAACGCTACCCCCGGGAGCTTTCCGGGGGGCAGAAGCAGCGGGTGGCCTTGGCCCGGGCCCTGGTGCTGGAGCCCGAGGTGCTCCTTTTGGACGAGCCCCTTTCCGCCTTGGACCTGAAGCTCCGCCAGGAGCTTAGGGTGGAGCTCATGCAGCTTCAGCGGAGGCTTGGCACCACCTTCATCTTCGTTACCCACGACCAGGAGGAGGCCTTGGTCATGTCCGACCGGATTGCGGTGATGCGCTCGGGGAGGGTTGAGCAGGTGGGCCTTCCCGACGAGGTCTACGAGCGGCCCAAAAACCGCTTCGTGGCGGATTTCCTCGGCCGTTCCAACTTCCTCTCCGCAAGGCCCCACCCAAAAGGGGCGGAAACCCCCCTTGGGATTTTGCGCCTGAAGGAGCCCCTTTCGCAGGAAGCCCACCTGGTGATCCGGCCGGAGAAGATCCGCCTTTACCCGGTGGGCAACGGGGCTCCTGCCCGGGAAAACCTGGTGCGGGCCAGGGTGGAGGAGATCGTCTACACGGGAGCGGAGAACCAGTACTACCTGCGGGCGGGGGAGGTGCGGCTTCTGGCCTATACCCTGAACCAGGACCTGCAGGAGCCTGGGGCCGAGGAGTTCACCTACGGGGAGGAGGTGTTCTGCTACCTTCCCCCGGAGAACCTGGTGGTGATCCATGAATGA